One Methanobacterium sp. genomic region harbors:
- a CDS encoding alpha/beta hydrolase yields MPNVKVNGINMYYEVHGNGEPLLIIWGMGGEISTFVDYMDNLDEDYKLIFFDNRGTGRTDKPDEQYSFEMMAKDAVGLLDKLNIENAHVLGISMGSRIALVMAAKYPGRVKSLILNVAAARSTCDDPQAAHSYERLYTAMTQPGFLEIMGGYPPTVESFIRQFEALKNFDGRELLDKINVPTLLVNSTKDDSTPVKFAEELFEGISDSKLVLVEEDHLFIRTKPDLLIEPVLEFLEELGNKSATRDVS; encoded by the coding sequence ATGCCAAATGTAAAAGTGAATGGTATAAATATGTATTATGAGGTACACGGCAATGGAGAACCTTTATTGATAATTTGGGGAATGGGTGGAGAGATCTCTACTTTTGTTGATTACATGGATAATCTGGATGAAGATTATAAATTAATCTTCTTTGACAACAGGGGCACAGGTAGGACAGATAAACCGGATGAACAATATTCTTTTGAAATGATGGCCAAAGACGCTGTTGGTCTTCTAGATAAACTTAATATTGAAAATGCTCACGTTCTGGGGATTTCTATGGGGTCACGTATCGCGCTTGTAATGGCTGCAAAATATCCTGGACGGGTTAAAAGTTTGATATTGAATGTTGCTGCCGCGAGATCCACCTGCGATGATCCTCAAGCAGCGCATTCATATGAACGGCTGTATACTGCAATGACTCAACCGGGATTTTTAGAAATAATGGGAGGGTATCCTCCAACTGTTGAATCATTTATCCGACAGTTTGAGGCTCTTAAGAATTTTGATGGGCGAGAATTATTAGATAAAATCAATGTACCTACTCTCCTAGTAAACAGTACAAAAGACGATTCTACGCCAGTAAAATTCGCTGAAGAACTTTTTGAGGGTATATCAGATTCAAAATTAGTTCTAGTCGAGGAAGACCATTTATTTATACGGACAAAGCCGGATCTACTAATTGAACCAGTTCTTGAATTTCTTGAGGAATTAGGTAATAAAAGCGCTACTCGGGATGTTTCATAA
- a CDS encoding MoxR family ATPase, which translates to MQEIKLDTNYIENVLAQNNYIPDDNIVTVVFLALSLKKPILIEGPPGTGKTELSKAISRAFERDFFRVQCYEGITFEQIVGEWNYQKQLLHLEMSKKIETEGDVFSEEFFIKRPLLSAFMNEKSSVILIDEIDKADEEVESFLLQALGEKQITVNDLGTFDLKNDLLVIMTSNSQRQLLDETKDRCLYLYIDYPTFEREVEIVKSHVPNASLGLIKSVVRAMQKVRKLNLIKAPSIRATVDWINSLLVFGKDDLDDDSFKKTINVVIKNEDDKNKVLESFKLD; encoded by the coding sequence ATGCAGGAAATTAAGTTAGATACAAATTATATAGAAAACGTTTTAGCTCAAAATAACTACATTCCTGATGATAATATAGTTACTGTGGTGTTTTTAGCGCTATCACTTAAAAAACCTATATTAATTGAAGGACCACCAGGCACTGGTAAAACTGAACTTTCTAAAGCGATTTCAAGAGCGTTTGAAAGGGATTTTTTCAGAGTACAGTGTTATGAAGGCATAACTTTTGAACAGATCGTTGGGGAATGGAACTATCAAAAACAGCTTTTACATCTGGAAATGTCCAAGAAAATAGAAACAGAAGGAGATGTATTTAGTGAAGAGTTCTTCATAAAAAGGCCGCTTTTATCTGCTTTTATGAATGAAAAGTCTTCAGTTATACTTATAGATGAAATCGATAAAGCAGATGAAGAAGTAGAAAGTTTCCTGCTTCAAGCACTTGGAGAAAAGCAAATAACTGTTAATGATCTGGGAACTTTTGACCTTAAAAATGACTTACTTGTTATAATGACTTCAAATTCCCAGAGACAACTACTTGACGAGACAAAGGACCGCTGTTTATACTTATATATTGATTACCCCACATTTGAAAGAGAAGTGGAAATAGTTAAGTCACATGTCCCTAATGCTTCTTTAGGTTTAATCAAAAGCGTTGTAAGGGCTATGCAGAAAGTGAGGAAACTTAATCTAATTAAAGCTCCATCAATTAGGGCAACTGTAGACTGGATTAATAGTTTACTTGTATTTGGTAAAGATGATTTAGACGATGATTCGTTTAAAAAAACTATTAATGTTGTCATAAAGAATGAAGATGATAAGAATAAAGTGCTAGAATCGTTTAAATTGGATTAA
- a CDS encoding VWA domain-containing protein: MLKEIAKFSGKLRESGIPASIRSTEIACQAVPLIKENDGDLKEALACIYLKDQRQRKKFNEVYGSFFEGKGENTEDQSTKKQSKSANRMIKPSVSTTSSPAGTNSVPGLNSMYQAWDHRMNHINDSIMDKIKIEYIENTLGGSSDDGSINDKSGLLKSNIMTLNSLQPELIDLCQKLGRKIATKRARRYKQSKKQKPDIRRTIRKNLKHGGTLLELVKSKPKLKKQNHYFLNDVSVSCDWISIWFFCMVYAAQNSFTRARAFEFDNKTAEVTSALYELNVVDAFVKVLKIRHENAMIQGKSNMYTAFEGFLDQANLNSKSYVMILSDCRDWAGPKDNNRPLSADLIEQMSRLAKRVLILNPEPKNKWNVADSRVSYYEKAGAEVFEVSDLEQLANLISEI, translated from the coding sequence ATGTTAAAAGAAATAGCTAAATTTTCAGGAAAACTCAGGGAAAGCGGGATCCCTGCAAGTATTAGAAGTACAGAAATAGCCTGTCAAGCAGTTCCTTTAATTAAAGAAAATGATGGGGATTTAAAGGAAGCTTTAGCATGTATTTATCTTAAAGACCAGCGGCAGAGAAAAAAATTTAATGAAGTGTATGGTTCTTTTTTTGAAGGAAAGGGAGAAAATACAGAGGATCAGTCTACAAAAAAACAATCTAAGAGTGCAAATCGCATGATAAAACCTTCGGTGAGTACTACCTCTTCGCCAGCAGGTACCAATTCGGTTCCTGGTTTAAATAGTATGTATCAAGCTTGGGATCACAGAATGAATCATATAAATGATTCTATAATGGACAAAATAAAGATAGAATATATCGAAAATACCCTTGGGGGCAGCAGTGACGATGGTTCTATAAATGACAAATCTGGTTTACTTAAAAGTAACATAATGACTTTAAATTCCCTTCAGCCTGAACTGATAGATTTGTGCCAGAAACTTGGTAGAAAAATTGCTACAAAAAGAGCACGAAGATATAAGCAATCTAAGAAGCAAAAACCAGATATTAGAAGGACTATCCGGAAGAATTTAAAGCATGGTGGAACTCTCCTTGAACTTGTAAAAAGTAAACCTAAATTAAAGAAACAGAATCATTATTTTCTAAATGATGTGAGCGTTTCATGCGATTGGATCAGTATCTGGTTTTTTTGCATGGTTTATGCGGCTCAAAATTCATTTACCCGAGCAAGGGCATTTGAATTTGATAACAAAACTGCAGAGGTAACTTCTGCCCTCTACGAACTCAACGTAGTCGATGCATTTGTTAAAGTTTTAAAAATCAGGCATGAAAATGCAATGATTCAGGGTAAATCCAATATGTATACTGCATTTGAAGGTTTCCTTGATCAGGCGAATTTAAATAGTAAATCATACGTCATGATTTTAAGCGACTGCAGGGATTGGGCAGGGCCAAAAGATAATAATAGGCCGTTAAGTGCAGATCTTATCGAACAAATGTCTAGACTTGCTAAAAGAGTTTTAATATTAAACCCTGAACCTAAAAATAAATGGAATGTAGCAGACAGTCGTGTTTCCTATTATGAAAAGGCAGGGGCTGAAGTTTTTGAGGTCAGTGACTTAGAACAGCTTGCTAATTTAATAAGTGAGATTTAA
- a CDS encoding proteasome assembly chaperone family protein translates to MVDMVETEYECCKIISKNVEDAIVLEGSPELGLIGNILGWLLVEELKMEEIGYIDSKYFPPLAVLYKGKAIHPFRIYSTEGIVLFLSDFIIPQNVAFDMTNGIVDWMERNNSKEIITFNSIVVREKSQGAAGAANSDEALERLGKLDLPILPFGNISGLSGTLLTRSMMKGIPGSCLFAEITSPYPDPRAAADVTNILNKMLGTNINAEPLIKEAEEIENRLKELAQTVQGQGETESPAYM, encoded by the coding sequence ATGGTTGATATGGTTGAGACCGAATATGAATGTTGTAAAATAATTTCTAAAAATGTTGAAGATGCAATAGTCTTAGAAGGATCACCTGAATTAGGCCTTATAGGAAATATACTAGGATGGCTTTTAGTTGAAGAGCTTAAAATGGAGGAAATAGGATATATTGACTCCAAATATTTCCCTCCTCTTGCAGTACTGTATAAAGGTAAAGCAATCCATCCATTTAGGATATACTCTACAGAAGGAATTGTTTTATTCCTTTCAGATTTCATCATCCCTCAAAATGTCGCTTTCGACATGACAAACGGCATAGTTGACTGGATGGAACGAAATAATAGTAAGGAAATAATTACATTTAACAGCATAGTTGTAAGGGAAAAAAGCCAGGGAGCTGCAGGTGCTGCAAACTCAGATGAAGCCCTGGAACGCCTTGGAAAATTAGACCTGCCTATTTTACCATTCGGAAATATAAGCGGTTTATCAGGTACTTTACTTACGAGGAGCATGATGAAAGGCATACCCGGATCCTGTTTATTTGCAGAAATAACAAGCCCATATCCAGACCCAAGGGCTGCTGCCGATGTTACAAACATTTTAAACAAAATGTTAGGCACGAACATCAATGCAGAGCCCCTTATAAAAGAAGCAGAAGAAATAGAAAATAGACTTAAAGAGCTAGCTCAAACTGTACAAGGGCAAGGCGAAACAGAATCACCAGCGTACATGTAA
- the frhD gene encoding coenzyme F420-reducing hydrogenase, FrhD protein gives MPYDAEILVVGCGNVLFQDDGFGPAVIEALQEYFKDHELPENTMLVDAGTSAPHYIFSLPHKSWKKLIVVDVVESNAEPGSVRRFEVTELPRGRYDDAHSWSVEEPLHELSKKCEVFVIGCQPESISAPDVIMGLTKSVEEAIPKAMEIILKEIGV, from the coding sequence ATGCCATACGATGCGGAGATTTTAGTTGTTGGCTGTGGAAATGTCCTTTTTCAAGATGACGGATTTGGACCTGCAGTAATAGAGGCCTTACAGGAATATTTCAAGGATCATGAGCTTCCAGAGAACACAATGTTAGTAGATGCAGGAACCAGCGCACCACACTACATATTTTCTCTTCCACACAAATCATGGAAGAAACTTATAGTAGTAGATGTGGTAGAATCTAATGCTGAACCTGGATCAGTGCGGAGATTTGAGGTAACAGAACTTCCGAGAGGACGATACGACGATGCCCATTCATGGTCGGTAGAAGAGCCTTTACATGAGTTGAGTAAAAAATGCGAAGTTTTTGTAATTGGATGCCAGCCAGAGTCTATCTCTGCTCCAGATGTTATAATGGGCTTAACTAAAAGTGTGGAGGAAGCTATTCCCAAGGCCATGGAAATCATTTTAAAGGAAATAGGGGTTTAG
- a CDS encoding DUF2284 domain-containing protein, which translates to MSFDEEIEKFDFLEKMALKMGAIDTKVITIDNVCVENRVTLKCRIGCISYGQKLTCPPYVPSVDEFRKILSEYSYALLIKFKSPAKADDNLKCSMYRSLLDPDTPKDMKEKADAFWNDHAVYSKEIHGIMLELEKAAFNSGYTFALAFTNGPCRLCNTCNTKEGICTHPSRVRIPEHAVGINMKKTAKDAGMEIQFPFSGHPELMTILLID; encoded by the coding sequence ATGTCATTTGATGAAGAAATAGAAAAATTTGATTTTCTGGAAAAAATGGCTCTAAAAATGGGCGCTATTGATACAAAAGTTATAACTATAGACAACGTTTGTGTAGAAAATAGAGTGACGCTTAAATGCAGGATAGGGTGCATTAGTTATGGACAAAAATTGACCTGCCCTCCATATGTCCCATCGGTAGATGAATTCAGGAAAATTTTAAGTGAATACAGTTATGCACTGCTTATAAAGTTTAAATCCCCAGCAAAAGCTGATGATAATTTAAAATGTTCAATGTATAGAAGCTTGCTTGATCCAGATACTCCCAAAGATATGAAAGAGAAAGCTGATGCATTTTGGAATGACCATGCAGTATACAGTAAAGAAATACATGGGATCATGCTTGAACTTGAAAAAGCAGCATTTAACAGTGGTTACACATTTGCACTTGCATTTACAAATGGTCCATGCAGATTATGCAATACATGCAACACAAAAGAGGGAATATGCACTCATCCAAGCAGAGTCAGAATACCTGAACACGCAGTGGGTATCAATATGAAAAAAACAGCTAAAGATGCAGGTATGGAAATTCAATTCCCGTTTTCAGGGCATCCTGAACTTATGACTATACTATTAATAGACTGA
- a CDS encoding N-acetyltransferase family protein yields the protein MEFQIEKMKHEDWEQVSKIYDEGIKTGNATFETDVPSWESWISKHLLCCNIVARRGNKILGWAAVSPTSSRNIYSGVTEVSIYVGKECKRTGVGLALLKELIELSENNGIWTLQAGIFPENKASINLHKKCGFKIVGIREKIGKMDDIWRDVVLMERRSNKVGIT from the coding sequence ATGGAATTTCAAATCGAAAAAATGAAACATGAAGACTGGGAACAGGTTTCAAAAATATATGATGAAGGTATTAAAACTGGAAATGCTACCTTTGAAACAGATGTACCTTCATGGGAATCCTGGATTTCAAAGCATTTGCTATGCTGTAATATCGTCGCGCGCAGGGGAAATAAAATTTTAGGTTGGGCAGCGGTATCACCAACTTCAAGCAGAAATATTTATTCTGGAGTAACTGAAGTCAGCATCTATGTAGGTAAAGAATGTAAAAGAACTGGTGTAGGTTTAGCTCTTCTTAAAGAATTAATAGAATTATCTGAGAATAACGGTATTTGGACTTTACAAGCGGGAATATTTCCAGAAAACAAGGCAAGTATAAATCTGCATAAGAAATGTGGATTTAAAATAGTAGGCATCCGTGAAAAGATAGGAAAAATGGATGATATCTGGCGTGATGTTGTTTTGATGGAGAGGCGCAGTAATAAAGTAGGTATAACATAG
- a CDS encoding PepSY domain-containing protein, with protein MVNTKILLSVVIVLLIGVAAATYQVTTTTTGLWQPTTSQDNQQSSDQGTTTPSDGSQTQTQTQSGTTSTGTQTSSSNGGSSVKISASEAKSIVQNNYIEQDGATAGTPKLTTMDGEKVYIVPIMYNGKQAGEIWINAKTGKNVGGAGGAP; from the coding sequence ATGGTTAACACAAAGATTCTTTTATCCGTTGTTATTGTATTACTTATAGGTGTCGCAGCGGCTACTTATCAGGTTACTACAACTACTACAGGCTTATGGCAGCCTACTACTTCACAGGACAACCAGCAATCTTCAGATCAGGGCACAACTACCCCGTCTGATGGAAGTCAAACCCAAACTCAAACCCAGAGTGGTACAACTTCTACAGGAACCCAAACTTCAAGTTCAAATGGAGGTAGTAGTGTGAAAATATCAGCAAGCGAAGCTAAATCAATTGTTCAAAATAATTATATAGAACAGGATGGAGCAACCGCAGGTACTCCTAAGCTTACAACAATGGACGGTGAAAAAGTCTACATTGTTCCAATCATGTACAACGGTAAACAAGCCGGAGAAATCTGGATAAACGCTAAAACAGGTAAAAACGTTGGAGGTGCAGGAGGTGCACCGTAG
- a CDS encoding DUF2284 domain-containing protein, with product MEKIENYKFLEKAATERGFADAKVISMDKVVIEDRLRLQCMVSCFQCGKNLKCPPYAPSIGEFRKMLNEYCFAMVIKFKPPEISDEIIVKYGLKDIENDKVSLIQELETQSINAVRNQDMNKTAMMRSDFSGPYKNALMSTLELEKAAFKQGYTLATTFFYGACYLCETCNVKKGICLNPEISRFSAEVAGINIVKTAANAGMGFKFPIKEDELGGLVILFID from the coding sequence ATGGAAAAAATTGAAAATTATAAATTTTTAGAAAAAGCAGCTACAGAGAGGGGATTTGCTGATGCAAAAGTTATTTCCATGGATAAAGTGGTAATTGAGGATAGATTACGCCTTCAGTGCATGGTCAGCTGTTTTCAATGCGGAAAAAATTTGAAATGCCCGCCATATGCGCCGAGCATAGGTGAATTCAGAAAAATGCTAAATGAATACTGTTTTGCTATGGTCATTAAATTTAAGCCCCCCGAGATATCAGATGAGATAATAGTGAAATATGGTCTAAAGGACATAGAAAATGATAAAGTTTCATTAATACAGGAATTAGAAACTCAATCAATAAATGCTGTAAGAAATCAGGATATGAATAAAACTGCGATGATGCGTTCTGATTTCTCTGGACCCTATAAAAATGCTTTAATGTCCACGCTGGAGCTTGAAAAAGCTGCATTCAAACAGGGATATACCCTTGCCACAACATTCTTTTATGGAGCTTGTTATCTTTGTGAAACATGCAATGTGAAAAAGGGCATATGCTTAAATCCGGAGATATCACGTTTTTCAGCAGAAGTTGCAGGTATTAACATCGTTAAAACAGCAGCAAATGCTGGAATGGGATTTAAATTTCCGATTAAAGAAGATGAACTGGGGGGACTAGTCATTTTATTTATAGATTAA
- a CDS encoding alpha/beta hydrolase, with product MPTVKVNDINMYYKVCGEGEPLVILQEAGIEISSMYNVLDAFAKNYQVIALDNRGVGRTDMPDEPYSIEMMAEDTIGLMDEIGIKSAHFLGMSMGARIALVIAAKYPERAKSLILNVAAVGFPDTFKSILEVSLENTDLREKLLQKTGIVFIQKYPPNPESFLRQLKAMADFDGKVYLDQINASTLVINGTKDHLVPMALTEELKLGIRDVKLILVDEGHYFAALKPELLIKYSLEFLKEVGTKTVLKQNIKIV from the coding sequence ATGCCAACTGTAAAAGTAAATGATATAAACATGTATTACAAGGTATGCGGCGAGGGAGAGCCACTGGTAATTCTTCAAGAAGCAGGTATTGAAATTAGTTCCATGTACAATGTTTTAGATGCATTTGCTAAAAATTATCAGGTCATAGCTTTGGATAATCGCGGTGTTGGTAGGACAGATATGCCAGACGAGCCTTATTCCATTGAAATGATGGCTGAAGATACAATTGGTCTTATGGATGAAATTGGTATAAAGAGTGCTCATTTTCTTGGAATGTCTATGGGTGCACGCATCGCGCTTGTAATAGCCGCAAAATACCCTGAAAGGGCTAAAAGTTTAATCTTAAATGTGGCAGCTGTAGGTTTCCCTGATACATTTAAGTCTATTTTAGAAGTATCTTTGGAAAACACCGATTTAAGGGAAAAACTGCTTCAAAAAACAGGGATAGTATTTATACAGAAGTATCCTCCCAATCCTGAATCATTTCTCAGACAATTGAAAGCTATGGCTGATTTCGATGGCAAGGTCTATTTGGATCAAATTAACGCGTCTACACTTGTAATAAATGGTACAAAGGATCATCTGGTGCCTATGGCATTAACTGAAGAACTTAAACTGGGAATTAGGGATGTAAAACTTATTCTTGTTGATGAAGGGCATTATTTTGCAGCATTGAAACCAGAATTACTCATTAAATATTCATTAGAGTTCCTGAAAGAAGTTGGAACAAAAACAGTTTTAAAACAGAATATTAAGATTGTGTGA
- a CDS encoding M28 family peptidase encodes MKNKSIFLIAGIALCAVVLAGAFMFNSSSTIDQFQPTVTDPLAKAKEFNSQNALAFSKTICSLGPRYGGNEAELKAADNMETEFKNNGINAYKEKVDLGNGKYTYNVIGEIKGSESPEKYIIVGSHIDSPGFCEGATDDAAAMGIQTEMARTLSTGYRPKQTILIVGFGGEEMWFKGSDAFVKTHPEIVKNCEAMIDLNCVGAGQQVSLIGHSNQPKPVNGDPKLINIMKQNAKQLGYSAVTGTTTYPSDTYPFYYNSDKVPVLQVMSQPFEVAPWSSANTFDKLNSKDMNKIGQTVTMTILNLTV; translated from the coding sequence ATGAAGAATAAAAGCATATTTTTAATTGCAGGAATAGCATTATGCGCAGTGGTACTTGCAGGTGCATTCATGTTTAATTCATCCAGTACCATTGATCAATTTCAACCAACTGTAACCGATCCACTGGCCAAAGCCAAAGAATTTAATTCACAAAATGCACTGGCTTTCTCTAAAACAATCTGCAGTTTAGGCCCTCGATATGGAGGTAACGAAGCTGAACTAAAAGCTGCAGATAACATGGAAACTGAATTTAAAAACAATGGAATCAATGCATATAAAGAGAAAGTAGATCTAGGCAACGGAAAATATACATACAATGTTATTGGAGAAATTAAAGGGTCAGAAAGTCCTGAAAAATACATCATTGTAGGTTCACATATCGATTCTCCAGGTTTCTGTGAAGGGGCCACAGATGATGCCGCTGCTATGGGAATACAGACCGAAATGGCCAGAACATTATCTACAGGTTACAGGCCAAAACAAACCATTCTCATTGTTGGGTTTGGAGGGGAAGAAATGTGGTTTAAGGGATCCGATGCTTTCGTAAAAACTCATCCCGAGATTGTTAAAAACTGTGAAGCAATGATCGACCTTAACTGTGTTGGTGCCGGCCAACAAGTATCTTTAATTGGACACAGCAACCAGCCGAAGCCTGTTAATGGAGACCCTAAACTCATAAACATTATGAAACAAAACGCTAAACAATTAGGATACTCTGCTGTTACTGGAACTACCACATACCCCAGCGATACTTACCCCTTTTATTATAACAGTGATAAGGTACCTGTTTTACAGGTAATGAGCCAGCCATTTGAAGTTGCCCCGTGGAGCAGTGCCAATACCTTTGACAAGCTCAACTCAAAAGATATGAATAAAATAGGTCAAACCGTGACGATGACTATACTAAATTTAACAGTATAA
- the frhA gene encoding coenzyme F420 hydrogenase subunit alpha — translation MSEKIVISPTSRQEGHAELVMEVDDEGIVTKGRYFSITPVRGLEKIVTGKAPETAPVIVQRICGVCPIPHTLASVEAMDDSLGIEPPKAGKQLRELTLAAHHINSHAIHHFLIAPDFVPENLMAAAINSVSEVRKVSQYVVDMVAGEGIHPSDIRIGGMASNISEIARKRLYTRLKALQPVLDEHVDLIVGLVADKDLPKGLGVHDQPTLATDVLYGNRDKFDLDRFTEIMPERWYKDPEIGKRACSTVPLYDGVNIEVGPRARAVEYGGFSGKGTVAQHIARAMEMKRALSKAIAILDELDTSAPANVGNFDVRGTGKLGIGAIEGPRGMDVHMAQVGENGKTEFYSALVPTTWNIPTMGPATEGFHHEFGPHVIRGYDPCLSCATHMIVLDDEDKSVIRNEMVRL, via the coding sequence TTGAGCGAAAAGATTGTTATATCGCCAACATCACGACAGGAAGGACATGCCGAACTGGTAATGGAAGTCGATGATGAAGGAATAGTAACTAAGGGGCGATACTTCAGTATTACTCCAGTCAGAGGACTAGAAAAGATAGTAACAGGCAAAGCTCCAGAAACCGCACCAGTAATCGTGCAGAGGATCTGTGGTGTCTGCCCTATACCTCACACTTTAGCATCAGTAGAAGCTATGGATGATTCATTAGGTATAGAACCACCAAAAGCAGGTAAACAGTTAAGAGAATTAACTTTAGCGGCTCATCACATAAACAGTCACGCTATACACCATTTCTTAATAGCACCTGATTTTGTTCCAGAAAATTTAATGGCAGCAGCCATAAACTCAGTTTCTGAAGTAAGGAAAGTTTCACAATATGTAGTTGATATGGTTGCTGGGGAAGGTATACACCCATCAGATATTCGAATTGGTGGAATGGCAAGTAACATTTCTGAAATTGCAAGGAAAAGGTTATACACAAGATTAAAAGCACTCCAGCCAGTACTGGATGAACACGTAGATCTTATTGTAGGTTTAGTAGCGGATAAAGACTTACCAAAAGGATTAGGTGTTCACGACCAGCCAACACTTGCTACCGATGTCCTTTACGGTAACAGAGACAAATTTGATCTTGACAGATTTACCGAAATAATGCCTGAAAGATGGTATAAGGACCCAGAAATAGGTAAAAGAGCTTGTTCAACTGTCCCTCTCTATGACGGTGTAAACATAGAAGTAGGTCCAAGAGCAAGAGCTGTTGAATACGGCGGATTCTCCGGAAAAGGTACCGTAGCTCAACATATAGCTCGAGCAATGGAAATGAAAAGGGCTCTCTCAAAAGCAATAGCCATACTGGACGAATTAGACACATCTGCCCCTGCAAACGTTGGTAACTTCGATGTTAGAGGTACAGGTAAACTCGGAATTGGTGCAATAGAAGGCCCAAGAGGAATGGACGTTCACATGGCTCAAGTAGGCGAAAACGGTAAAACTGAATTCTACAGCGCTTTAGTCCCAACAACATGGAACATTCCAACCATGGGGCCTGCAACCGAAGGATTCCACCATGAATTTGGGCCACATGTAATAAGAGGATACGACCCTTGTCTTTCTTGTGCTACTCACATGATAGTATTAGACGACGAAGATAAGAGCGTCATTAGAAACGAAATGGTCAGATTATAA
- a CDS encoding DUF2284 domain-containing protein: MQKIDSYKTLEEAALEMGYPEVKVIPADDIVVEDRVRLKCIVGCPHYGKGLRCPPYTPSINEFRKILNDYSFAMLIKLKQPKISNELKSKYNLNNLEELDRLQDRYDDVNKISARLWSDFAVHYKNALMDLLELEKAAFSMGYTFATLFFAGRCMLCEKCDVETGMCRNPVIARFSAEAMGINLLKTAENAVMELNFDSSDSTGMALLLID; the protein is encoded by the coding sequence ATGCAGAAAATTGACAGTTACAAAACTTTAGAAGAAGCGGCTTTGGAAATGGGGTACCCTGAAGTAAAGGTTATTCCTGCAGATGATATTGTAGTTGAAGATAGGGTACGCTTGAAATGTATAGTTGGTTGTCCTCACTACGGCAAAGGTTTGAGATGCCCACCATACACACCCAGTATAAACGAGTTTAGGAAGATACTAAATGATTACAGTTTTGCCATGCTTATTAAGCTTAAACAGCCTAAAATATCCAATGAACTAAAATCAAAATATAATCTAAATAATCTGGAAGAGCTAGATAGACTGCAGGATCGGTATGATGATGTAAATAAAATATCGGCGAGATTATGGTCAGATTTCGCAGTTCATTATAAAAATGCTTTAATGGACCTGCTGGAACTTGAAAAAGCAGCTTTTAGTATGGGATATACCTTTGCTACCCTATTTTTTGCTGGGAGATGTATGCTCTGTGAAAAATGTGATGTAGAAACTGGTATGTGTCGTAACCCGGTGATAGCGCGTTTTTCTGCTGAAGCTATGGGCATAAATCTACTAAAAACAGCAGAAAATGCTGTAATGGAATTAAATTTTGACTCAAGTGATTCAACTGGAATGGCGTTACTACTAATAGATTGA